The window TGGTGCAGCTGTACTGCGCCTTCCTCGTGCTTAACATGCTGATCACGCAGCAGCTGCGCCCGCTCGGCGGCGCCAATCCGCTCACGCCTTTCGTGTGGGTGGTGATCGTGGTCTCGCTGCACAAGGGTGTGTTCCATGCCGAGGCGCTGCGCGCGGGCATCGAGGCCGTGCCGCGCATCACGCTGGAGGCGGCGCGCTCTCTCGGCTTCTCGCAGCGGCAGTTGCTGGCCCGGGTCGAACTGCCGCTGGCCGTGCGCTTCGCCCTGCCCTCGCTGGTCAACAACCTGATCGACCTGGTGAAGATGACGGCCGTGGCCTCGGCCATCGCCGTGGGCGACGTGACCTACGAATCGATCATGATCTGGACGCAGCGCGACAACGTGCTCGAACTGCTGCTGTTGATCCTGCTGTATTTCGGCCTGTTGACCTGGCTCGTGAGCCTGGCCGGCCGCTGGCTGGAAGAACGCTGGAGGATGCCCGGTTATGGCCAGTGAACTCACCCTGAACCCTGCGACCACCGCAGACCCCGCAGATGCTGCAAGCCCATGGCGCAGCCCCTGGGTGTTGACGGCGCTGTGCGTGGCCGCGGTGGTTGCGTTCTGGACGGCCACCGGCAGCACGCCCGTGGTCTTCGCCCACCTGTGGAAATGGCTGCCGGTGATGCTGCGCGGCCTGCTGGTCAACATCGAAATCAGCGTGCTGGCCATGGCGCTCGGCACGCTGGTGGGTTTGCTCATTGGCGCGCTGTCGCTGTCGCCTTCCAAGGCCTTGCGCACGGTCACGCGCTGGTACGTGCAGGCCTTTCGCAATGCGCCGATCCTGGTGCTGATCTACTTCACAACCTACGTGTTTCCTTTCGAGATCCAGCTGGTGTCGTGGACCTTTCCGTTCCCCGACTGGATCAAGGTCGTGCTCGGCCTGGCGCTGCCGGCCAGCGCCAATGTGGCGGAAATCTTCCGCGGCGCGATCCAGTCGATCCCGAGCGCGCAGTGGGAAGCCGCGCAGTCGCTGGCTTTTCGCCGCCGCGAGATCTTCCGCCTGATCGTGCTGCCGCAATGTGTGCGCCGCATGTTGCCGCCGTGGATGAACCTGTATGCCAGCATCACCATGAGCACCTCGCTGGCCTCGCTGGTCGGCGTGCACGACGTGGTGGACACGGCGCAGATCGCCAGCAACACCGTGGCCCGCACCGACTTCACCATCCTCGTCTACTTCACGTTGCTGACCTTGTTCTTCGCCTATTGCTACCCGATCGCCCGCGCCACGCGCGTGCTGGAACGCCGCCATGACCGCTTCTGACGCCTATCTCGCCACACTTGCCCTGAAGAAGGAACCGCCACTGGTCGCGCTGCACGACGTGCATTTGTCCTTCGGTGCCAATCAGGTGCTCAAGGGCATCGAAGTGGAAGTGCGCCGCGGCCAGGCCGTGTCCATCATCGGGCCCTCCGGTTCGGGCAAATCGACCGTGCTGCGCTGCATCACCGGCCTGCTGCGGCCGCAGCGCGGCAGCATCCGCGTGGGCGACACCCAGGTGGATGCGCTGCGCACCGAGGCCGAACTCATCGCGCTGCGCAAACGCGTGGGCTTCGTGTTCCAGCAGTACAACCTGTTTCCGCACCTCACCGTGCTCGAGAACCTGGTGATCGCGCCCACACGGGTGGCCGGCCGGGACCGCGCCGCCGCCGAACGCGAGGCCCGGGTGTTGCTGGAGAAGGTGCGGCTCGGCCACAAGGAAAAGGCCTATCCGGGCGAACTCTCCGGCGGCCAGCAACAACGCGTAGCCATCGCCCGTGCACTGGCGATGCAGCCCGAACTCATGTTGTTCGACGAGGTGACGTCTGCCCTCGACCCTGAGACCGTGGGCGAGGTGCTGACCGTCATCCGCGACCTCGTGAACGACGGCCTGACCTGCGTGCTCGTGACGCACGAGATGCGTTTCGCCGAGGAGATCAGCGACGAGGTGTATTTCACCGAAGCCGGCCTGATCGTCGAACACGGCCCGGCCGCACGCATCTTCGGCGACCCGGCCAGTGAACGCACCCGCGCCTTCCTGCACCGCGCCCTCGGCGAAGGCAGCCGCAACCGGCCTTCACCCGTGCTGTTGCCCGATCCGCCGGTGGCCTTCAGCCGCGCGCGCTTTGCACTTTGACATTTTTCGCATTGAATCTCTCCACACCCAGAAACCAGGAGCCCCCATGACCCAGACCATCGCAACCTCCGTGGCCCAGCAGCGCCAGGCCGCCGTCGCCGAAGCCTTGGCCGACATCCGCCAGACCCTGGACCGTCACCCGATCGACCGCGCCACGCTCGCCGTGGTCACCACCCGCCTCGAACGCCTGGCCGCGCAGAAGGCGCTGTTCAGCCGCGCCGACTTCCCGCCGCCGGCCGCCAGCCTGGGCGTGGGTGCCTCCACGCGTTACCGGCTCAACGCCGGCGACGGTGATGAAGGCCTGGCGCTGTACCTGAATTCGATCAACCCCGGCAAGACCACGATTCCGCACAACCACACGACCTGGGCCGTGATCGTGGCCGTGGAGGGCCAGGAGGAGAACCGCGTCTACAGCCGCAGCGACGACGGCAGCAACCCGGACCATGCCCAACTCGCCCTGGTGCGCGAACTCACCGTGCAGCCCGGCACCTCGATCGCCTTCCTGCCCGAAGACATCCACAGCATCCACGTCGTCGGCGACCAGCCCACGCTGCATTTCCACCTGTACGGCAAGCCGCTCGAAAGACTCTCGGGCCGCATCGGCGTCGAACTCGAAACCGGCCGCGTGGTGAACTACAACGCCACGCAATTCAAGCAGAGCGAGGTGGCGGCATGAGTTCAGGCAGACCCGTCGGTGCCGCAACCCGCCTGCTGCACGCCGGCGCGCCCGCGTTGCGCGATGGCTCGGGCCCGGTCAACGTGCCCGTGGTGCGCACCAGCACCGTGCGTTTCGAAAACACCGCGGCCCATGCCGACTACCACCACCGCCGCGCGGCCGGCGAACGCATCGCCTCCTACGGACGGCACGGCCTGGATACGCACCGCGCGCTCGAAGACGCGGTGACCGACCTCGAAGGCGGCCACCGCGCCTTCCTCGCGCCATCCGGCCTGGCCGCGATCTCGCTCGTGCTCTTGGCCCTGCTGTCGCCCGGCGACCACGCGCTCGTGGCCGACAGCGTGTATTCGCCCGTGCGACGTGTGGACCAGACCCTGCTGCAGCGCCTGGGCATCACGCTCGAATACTTCTCGCCGGGCCAGGACGACCTGGCCGCGCTGATCCGCCCGAACACCAGGTTGCTGTACCTCGAGTCGCCGAGTTCGCTGCTGTACGAAGTGCTCGATCTGCCCCAACTCACCGGCATCGCACGGGCTCGCGGTGTGACCGTGGTGGCCGACAATACCTGGAGCGGCGGCTGGTTCTACAAGCCGCTGGCACTCGGCGCGAACATCTCGGTGCAGGCCGCGACCAAATACATCGCCGGCCATTCCGACGTGATGCAGGGCGTGGTGGTGGTCGACAGCCCGGCCCTCGCCGCGAAGATCGGCACCACCCACGAAGCCCTGGGCCTGGCCATCGGCGCCGACGACGCCTACCTTGCGTTGCGCGGCCTGCGTACGCTGCCCGTGCGGCTGGCCCAGCACCAGCGCCATGCAACGCAGGTCGCGCGGTACCTGCAGCAACATCCACAGGTGGCGCGTGTCTTCTACCCCGCCCTGCCCGAAGACCCGGGCCATGCGCTGTGGCAACGCGACTTCAGCGGTGCTAGCGGCTTGGTGTCTTTCGCGTTCCGTGAGGCTGACGAGGCGGCGGCGAACCGATTCGTCGATGCGCTGGCCTACTTCGGCATCGGTGCGTCATGGGGTGGTTATGAAAGCCTGGCGCTCGTGGCGCAACCCGAGCGGCTGCGGGAACACAGCTATTGGGCCGGAACGGCGCCGGTGGTGCGGCTGCATGTGGGCTTGGAGGATCCACAGGACTTGATTGCGGATCTCACGCAGGCGTTTGGAAAGGCCGAGGTGGCCCGGGAGGGGCAAGTTGGGAAGAGGCCATTGGCCGTGGCTTAAAGCAGCCCTAGCGCTCAGATTTCCGAAGACCTGGAGCGCGTCAACGCCGCAGGCCAGGGCGGGCAACTCAACGCTGCCGCACCACGCCGACCGGCACCTCGGCCACCGAAGCCCACTGCGACCCGTCGAACCACGCATCCCCGGCCAGATAGGCCCGCAGCATCGGCAGCGCATCCAGCCCCCAGAACAGCTTGCCGTCCACCAAGAAGCTCGGCACGCCGAAGATACCGGCCTGGGCCGCGGCCTCGGTGGCGCCGCGCAGTTGTTGCTTGACCTCGGCACTGTCCGGGTCGCGGCTCGGCTGGAGCTCCGCACGCAGTGCGGCCAGCCGTGCGGCATCTGCCGCATCGGCACCACCCTGCCACACATGGCGGAACACCGTGGCGCACACATGGCGGTTCGGCTCGCCCTGCGCGTCGCAGGCCAGGGCCAGGCGCAGCAGTGCCAGCGGATTGAACGGATGCTGCGCGGGTAATTGCATGGGCACGCCATGCTGCTGCGCAAGCCACAGCACCTGGCGGTACAACCAGTCGCGTTTGGCGGGGATTTCCGCCGGCCCCTTGTTGCCATGGTGTTGCAACAGGCCGGCCAGCAGCACTGGCCGGTGCACCACGCGGTAGCTCAGGCCGGCGAGTTCCTGCGGCAGGCGCTCGAACGCGAGATAGGCATAGGGCGAGATGAAATCGAGATGGAAGACGATCTCTTTCATCGCGTGCGTCCGTCAGGCCTTCTGGGCGTAAGGGTCCTGCACCACGTCGGCGATTGGCGCGAGCGTCAGCGCTTCCAGATCCTGCGGCTTCAACTCGAACACGCTGTGCGGATGACCGGCCGCGGCCCAGATGGTGCCGAAGCGGAACAGCTCGCGGTCGATCAGCGTCACGGGCATTTCCACATGGCCGACCGGCGCGACGCCGCCGATGGTGAAGCCGGTCTTGGCTTTCACGAATTCGGCGTTCGCACGGTCCAGCCCGCCCACGAGTGCGGCCACCTTCTTCTCGTCGACACGCCGGTCGCCCGAGGTGATGACCAGCACCGCGGCGTTGTCGAGCACGCGGCGGAAGATGATGCTCTTGGCCACCTGGCCGACTTCGATGCCGAGCGCGTCGGCCGCCTGCTGCGCGGTGCGCGCCGCATCTTCGAGCATCACCGGCGTGTGGGGATGGCCCGCGGCTTCGAGCGCCTTGACGACACGCTGCACGCCTTCGGGCAGGGAATGGAGTTCGGCTCCGCACATAGGATCTTCGGCCTCTTGAATGAATGGCGGCCCGGATGGCCGCAGCGAACGATCTTAACGCCGGGCCAGGGACATGCGGCGGGTGGCACTTCGACAGGCTCGGTGCGAACGGAGGTTCATCTGCGCGAACAGGGTGTATCCGTGCGAACGAGGTTGATCTTGGTGCGAACGGGGTTGGCCTGCACACGTCGTGCTCAAGCCTCCGCCGCCAGACCGAGGATGGTGCCCACCAGCGCCTGCGCCCGCGGCACCAGGGTGTCGAGGTTGCAGTATTCGCCGTCGGTGTGCGCCTTGGCGCCGACCGGGCCGACGCCGCACAAGGTGGGGATGCCGAGCGAGGCCGTGAAGCCCGCGTCCGAGCAGCCGCCGGTGAATTCGCCTTCCACGGCGAAGCCGATCTGCGCAGCGCTGGCCTGGTAGCGCTTGAGCAGATCCTGGCTCCAGCGCGGCTCGAGCGGCAGGAATTCCGAGGTCTGCGCGACGGTGGCCAGCGTGCCCGGCACGCCCGGCGCGGCCACGATCTCGCGGATGCGCGCGAACAGGGCATTGCGCTGGGCCAGCGTGCAGAAGCGCACGTCGAGCTTGGCTTCGGCCGATGGCGCCACGGTGTTGCTCGACATGCCGCCGCTGATCAGCCCGACGTTGGCCGTGATGCCCGCCGCGTAGTCGGTCAGCGCATGCAGCGCCTGGATCTTGCGCGCCAGGGTTTCGATGGCGCTCGCACCGTCGGCATGGTTCATGCCCGCATGCGCCGCGCGGCCCGTGACCTGGATCAGGAAGTTGGCGCCGCCCTTGCGCTCCGTGACCAGGTTGCCGGTGACGCGGCCCGGCTCGGCGTTGAAGGCCGCGCGTGCGCCGCGCGCATGGGCCTCGATGGCCACACGGCCGCGGTGCGAACCGATCTCCTCGTCGGCGGTGAACAGGCCGAGCACGGGAAACGGCAGCGGCGCCAAGCGTTGCAGCGCCATGAGCACGAAGCACTGCAGCACCAGGCCGGATTTCATGTCGGAGACGCCGGGGCCGTAGCCCTTGTCGCCTTCCACGCGCCAAGGCCTATCGAGCACGGTGCCGGTGGGGAAGACCGTATCGCGGTGGCCCATCAGCACGACCGGCGCCTGCGTTGGATCTGCGCCGGGCAGGCGCGCGAGCAAGACGTCGCCGTCGACCGCATCGGGACGGTGTTCGGCCTCGATGCGTGCACCGAGCAGCCAGCCGCGCATGGCCTCGGCCACGCGGTCGGTGCCGACTTTGTCGTGGCTGTTGGAATCGATGTCGACCAGGGTGGCCAATGCGGCCTGCATCGCGCCACGCTTGTCGGCAAGCCAGGCCGTGGCCGCATCCACTTGCAGTGCGCTCATTGTGAAACCTCCGTGCTACGCACTGCGGTGCGAGCTTGCTTGAGGCGGCTCGGCGCGGCGCTCATGTACGCGCCTTGAACACGGCCGGGCCTTCCTCGGCCAGGTCCCAGAACAGGCCGGCCATGATGTGCAGCGACTCGCGCGTCACGTCGGCCAGGATGTGTTCGTTGGGCGCATGCTGCGAGCACGCCGGGTAGGAATGCGGCACCCACAAAGTGGGCAGGCCGAGGGTCTCGGAAAACACGTCGTTCGGCAGCGAGCCGCCGAGGTTGGGCAGCAGGGCCGGCGGCTTGCCGGTGCTGCGTTCGATCGAGGCCAGGCCCCAGCGCACCCAGGCGTCGTCCGGGTCGAGCCTCGTCGCGGCCATGTGCACGTCGGTGCCGCGCAGTTCCACGTCGTCGAAGCCGTGTGCGTCAAGGTGCGCGCGGATGTGCTTCAGGAACTGCGTCGGGTCGCTGCCCACCACGTAGCGCATGTGGCAGTGCGCGCGCGCCTCGGCGGGGATGGCATGCACCGGCATGGCCGGGTTGCCGGTGGTGAAGGCCAGCACTTCGAGGCTGTTCCAGCCGATCACACGTTCGGCCGCCGACAGGCCGGGCTCGCCCCAGTCGAGATCGATCTCCGGGTCGTTCACGTCGCCGCCGACCTCGATGTCTTTCAATGCGAAACGCACGCTCTCAGGCAGTTCCTTGGGCAGCAGGCCGGGCACGAGGATCTTGCCCTTGGCATCGACCAGGCTGGCAATGGCATGCGCCAGGCGGATGCCGGGGTTGCGCAGCAGGCCGCCCCAGTTGCCCGAGTGGTGGCCGCCTTCGCGCAGCTTCAGGTGCAGGTCGAAGTTGAACACGCCGCGCGAGCCGAGGAACATGGTGGCGCGCGATGCCGAAACACGCGGGCCGTCGGAGGCGATGAACAGGTCGGCGGCGAGCAGTTCGCTGTGCAACGCGCAGACTTCGTTCAGGCCCGGCGAGCCGGCCTCCTCGCCCATCTCCAGGATGATCTTCACGTTGTAGCCGAGACGGCCATTGCGCACCGCGAGCACCTGCTCCAGGGCCGTGAGGTTGATCGTGTGCTGGCCCTTGTTGTCGGCCGTGCCGCGGCCGTACCAGCGGTTGCCTTCGACCACGATCTCCCAGGGGTTCAGGCCCGCGCGCCACTGCGCGTCGTAGCCGCGCACCACGTCGCCGTGGCCGTAGGTCAACAGCGTGAAGGCGGCCTCGGGTTCGATGCGCTCGGCCAGCAGGAACGGGCTCTTGCCGGGCTCGGGGTTGTCGATGACGCGGCAGGTGAAGCCCAGCGCTTCGAGCTTGGGCGTGATTTCATCATCGAGGTAGGCGTGCAGGATCGGGCCGCTGGCGCTGTCCTGGCTTTCGGTGCGGAAGGCGACGCGGCGGGCCAGCGTCTGCTGGAAGCGCCCGTCGTCGAAGATGGCCAGCGTCTGTTCGATGGCTTGGTGGCGGCTCATGGAGATTCCTTCGAGGTGTGTTTTTGTGGAGTGGTTCAGACGATGGCGAGCGAGGCTTCGCGTTCGATGTCGGGAACGCCCAGGCCGGGCTCGGGCGTGAGCGCGGAGGCCAGCAGCATGCGGGTGTAGGCGTGTGCCGGCCGCGCGAAGATCTGCTCGCGCGTGCCGAGTTCGACGATGGCGCCCCGATGCATCACAGCCACGCGGTCCACCAGGTGCTCGACCACGCCGAGGTCATGGCTGATGAACAGGTAGGTCAGGCCGAACTCGGCCTTCAGGTCGAGCAGCAGGTTCAGGATCTGCGCCTGCACCGACACGTCCAGCGCGGAGGTCGGCTCGTCGCAGATCAGGATGTCGGGCCGCAGCACGAGTGCCCGGGCGATGGCCACGCGCTGGCGCTGGCCGCCGGAGAGCTGGTTCGGGTACTGGCTGTGGGTGCGCTCGGGCATGCCGACCAGGTCGAGCATTTCCTTGACGCGTTTCCTCTGCTCGGCGGCCGTGCCGACCTGGTGCAGGGCCAGCGGCACGCCCACGATGTCGGCCACGGTCCGGCGCGGGTTCAACGAGGAATACGGGTCCTGGAAGATCGGCTGGATGGCGCGCGCGAGCGCCTTGCGCTGGCTGGTGTCGATCTCCTGGCCGTTGATCAGCACGCTGCCCGACGTGGCCGGCAGCAGGCCGAGCAGCATCTTGGCCAGCGTGCTCTTGCCGCAGCCCGATTCGCCCACCAGGCCGAGCGTCTCGCCCTTGTGGATGCGCAGCGAGACGTTGTTCACCGCCTTGATCTCGCCAGGCGAGCGGAACAGGCCGCGCTTGAGTTGGTAGACGCGGTTCAGCGCGCAGAGTTCGAGGGCGATGGCGCCGTCCGCCGGCGCCGGGTTCATCTTCGGTTTCATGCGGCCTCCGCCATCAACGGTGTCTCGGCGCGGGCCAGCACACAACGCGCCGCATGGCCGCCGTTCAGCGCCACGTAGGGGGGCGTCTGCGCGCAGTCCGGCTGCACGTGGGCGCAACGGTTGGCGAAGGCGCAGCCCTGCACATCGCCCACCAGGCTGGGCACAACACCGGGGATGGCCTGCAGGTGGCTGCCGGGCAGCGTCTTGCCGCGCACCGGGATGCAGTTGAGCAGGCCGCGCGTATAGGGGTGCGTGGGGTGGGCGAACAACTCGCCCACGGGCGCGGTCTCGATCACTTCGCCCGCGTACATCACGGCCACGCGGTCGGCGATGCGGGCCACCACGCCGAGGTCGTGCGTGATGAAGACCACGGCGGTGCCGAACTCCTTTTGCAGCTCGCGGATCAGCCGCAGGATCTGCGCCTGGATGGTCACGTCCAGCGCCGTGGTCGGCTCGTCGGCAATGATCAGGTCGGGGCCGCACATCAGCGCCATGGCGATCATCACGCGCTGGCGCAGCCCGCCCGAAAGCTGGTGCGGATACTGGCGCAGGCGCTCGGCGGCCTGCGGCACGCCCGCGCGCTCCAGCAGGTGCACGGAGCGGTCGCGCGCCTGGGCGGCCGTCACCTTGCTGTGCGCACGCAGCGCCTCGCAGAGCTGGTCGCCGAGCGTGTACGAAGGGTTGAGCGAAGTCATCGGCTCCTGAAAAATCATCGCCATGCGGGCGCCGCGCAGCGCCGTCATCTCGCGCTCGGGCAGGGTCTGCAGGTCGATGCCGTCGAAGCGGATGTGGTCCGCCGTGCGCTGCGCCTTGCGTGGCAGCAGGCCCATCAACGCCAGCGAGGTCATGGACTTGCCGCAGCCGGACTCGCCGACCAGGCACAACATCTCGCCGCGGTTCACGTGGAAGTCGATGCCGCGCACGGCATGCAGCAGGCCGCGCTCGGTGGGCAGGTCCACGCGCAGGTTCTTCACTTCGAGCAAAGGCTTTTTCGTCATGTCTTGTGCTCCTTCAATTCCGGCCGTCGGGTGCCGTGAGATCGCGGATGCCGTCGCCGACCAGGTTGATGGCCAACACCAAAAGCGCCAGCACCACGCCCGGGATCAGGATTACCCAGGGCTGGAAGAACATGTAGGCCTTGCCTTCGGCCACCATCAGGCCCCAGGACGGCGTGGGCGGCTGCACGCCCAGGCCGAGGAAGGACAGCGTGGATTCGAGCAGGATCGCGTGCGCCATCTCCAGCGTGGCCACCACGGTGAGCGCACTCATCAAATTTGGTAGCAGCTCGCGCAGCAGGATGTAAGGCGTGGAGGCGCCCAGGGCCTTGGCCGCGGCGATGAATTCGGCGTCGCGCAACTGCTGCGTGGCCGAACGCGTGACGATGGCGAAGCGGTCCCACAACAACAGGCCGAGCAGGATGATCACCACCTTCAGCGAGCCACCGACGAGCGAGGCCATGGCCAGCGCCACCAGCACCACCGGCATGGCCAGGCGCGTGGTGATCAGGTAGCTGATGACCGCGTCCACACGGCCGCCGTAGTAGCCGGCCAGCACCCCGAGCGTGGTGCCGATGGTGCCGGCGATCACCGCCGTGACCAAGCCGATGACCAGCGACACGCGTGCGCCGTACAGCAGCCGGCTCAGGTAGTCGCGGCCGAGCTTGTCGGTGCCGAGCACGTGCTCCCAACTGCCCTTGTCGTGCCAGATGGGCGGGATCAAACGTTGCGTGACGTCCTGCGCGTAGGGGTCGTGCGGCGCGAGCCAGGGTGCGAACAGCGCGGCCAGCACGATGAGGCCGAGCATCACCGCGCCGATGGTCAGGCCGTGTTGTCCGAGCACACGGCGCAGCAGGCGGCGCCAGGCGGGTGTGCGCGGCAGGGCCAGTACCGGCTTGGCGGCCATTGTGGAAGGAGACAAAGTGGAAGCGTTCATAGCGATGCCTTATCGGGTTCGCATGCGCGGATCGAGCGCGGCGTTGAGCACATCGGCCACGAAGGTCAGGCCGATGTAGAACACGGCGATGATCAGCACCACGGCCTGCACAACGGGGTAGTCGTTGCGCGAGATCGAGTCCCAGGCGAGCTGCCCCAGGCCCTGCATCGAATACACGGATTCGATCACCACCGAGCCGCCGAGCATGAAGCCGAGCTCCACCGCGGCCAGCGCCACCACCGGGATGATGGCGTTGCGCAGCGCATGCTTGAAGACGACGCGTGCCGGGCTCAGACCCTTGGCGCGCGCGGTGCGGATGTAGTCGGAGCCGAGCACGTCGAGCATGCCGGCGCGCGTGAGCCGCATCATCGCCGGCATGGCGTAGTAGCCCAGCGCCACGGCCGGCAGCACGAAGTGTTGCCAGGTGGTGTTGCCCGCCACCGGCAACCATTTGAGCCCGACCGAGAACACGATGATCAGCGTGAGCGCGAAGAAGAAGGTCGGCATGGCCTGGCCGATCACCGCCACCATCAGCGACAGCCGGTCGATCCAGGTGTCGCGGTAGATCGCGGCCAGCACGCCCAGCGGGATCGCCACCACCACGGCCAGCAGCAGGGCGACGCCGCCGAGCTTGAGCGTGATCGGCAGGCGTTCGCCGATGAGTTCGACCACCGTGTTCTGGAAGTAGAAAGATCGCCCGAAGTCGAGCCGCGCAGCGGCACCGAGCCAGTCGAAGAACTGCGCGGTGATCGGCCGGTCGAGCCCGTATTGCACGCGGATCTTCTCCACGTCGGCGGCACTCGATTCCGGTCCGGCGATGGCGGTGGCCAGGT of the Rhodoferax koreense genome contains:
- a CDS encoding ABC transporter permease, with the translated sequence MLIYIFRRLLVALSVMLTVAVISFMLLHLSGDLATAIAGPESSAADVEKIRVQYGLDRPITAQFFDWLGAAARLDFGRSFYFQNTVVELIGERLPITLKLGGVALLLAVVVAIPLGVLAAIYRDTWIDRLSLMVAVIGQAMPTFFFALTLIIVFSVGLKWLPVAGNTTWQHFVLPAVALGYYAMPAMMRLTRAGMLDVLGSDYIRTARAKGLSPARVVFKHALRNAIIPVVALAAVELGFMLGGSVVIESVYSMQGLGQLAWDSISRNDYPVVQAVVLIIAVFYIGLTFVADVLNAALDPRMRTR
- a CDS encoding ABC transporter permease gives rise to the protein MNASTLSPSTMAAKPVLALPRTPAWRRLLRRVLGQHGLTIGAVMLGLIVLAALFAPWLAPHDPYAQDVTQRLIPPIWHDKGSWEHVLGTDKLGRDYLSRLLYGARVSLVIGLVTAVIAGTIGTTLGVLAGYYGGRVDAVISYLITTRLAMPVVLVALAMASLVGGSLKVVIILLGLLLWDRFAIVTRSATQQLRDAEFIAAAKALGASTPYILLRELLPNLMSALTVVATLEMAHAILLESTLSFLGLGVQPPTPSWGLMVAEGKAYMFFQPWVILIPGVVLALLVLAINLVGDGIRDLTAPDGRN